A genomic region of Mesobacillus jeotgali contains the following coding sequences:
- a CDS encoding DUF378 domain-containing protein: MSGIQRAALVLTIIGAINWGLVGFFQFDLVAAIFGGQDSALARIIYGLVGLAGLINIGLLFAPSEREERAAEPRATR, from the coding sequence ATGAGCGGTATTCAACGTGCAGCACTAGTTCTTACCATTATCGGGGCCATCAACTGGGGGTTAGTAGGATTCTTCCAATTCGATCTTGTTGCAGCAATTTTCGGCGGACAGGATTCAGCATTGGCTCGAATCATTTATGGCCTGGTTGGTCTTGCTGGTTTAATAAACATCGGTCTTCTTTTCGCACCAAGCGAAAGAGAGGAAAGAGCAGCAGAACCACGAGCTACTCGCTAA
- a CDS encoding ornithine--oxo-acid transaminase, giving the protein MATKTNSLIEQTQKYGANNYHPLPIVISKAEGVWVEDPEGNRYMDMLSAYSAVNQGHRHPKIIQALKDQADRVTLTSRAFHNDQLGPWYEKICKMTNKEMALPMNTGAEAVETAIKASRRWAYEVKGVADNQAEIIACIGNFHGRTMTAVSLSSEEEYKRGFGPMLPGIKLIPYGDLDALKEAITPNTAAFLIEPIQGEAGIVIPPEGFMKAAYDVCKENNVLFIADEIQAGLARSGKMFACEWEGIQPDMYILGKALGGGVFPISCVVADNDVLGVFNPGSHGSTFGGNPMACAVSIASLDVLIDEKLADRSLELGEYFISKLREIDNSIIKDIRGRGLFIGVELTEPARKYCEELKEEGLLCKETHDTVIRFAPPLVISQEELDWAIERIKKVLS; this is encoded by the coding sequence ATGGCAACAAAAACTAATTCTTTGATCGAGCAGACTCAAAAGTATGGTGCGAATAACTATCATCCGCTGCCAATCGTTATTTCGAAAGCAGAAGGAGTTTGGGTAGAGGATCCTGAAGGCAACAGGTATATGGACATGCTGAGTGCGTATTCAGCAGTCAATCAGGGGCACCGCCATCCTAAGATTATCCAGGCGCTTAAAGACCAGGCTGACCGTGTGACTCTTACTTCAAGAGCATTCCACAATGACCAGCTAGGACCATGGTATGAAAAGATTTGCAAGATGACGAATAAAGAAATGGCTTTGCCGATGAACACTGGTGCGGAAGCTGTTGAAACGGCTATTAAAGCTTCTCGCCGCTGGGCATACGAGGTCAAAGGTGTTGCGGACAACCAGGCTGAAATCATCGCTTGTATCGGCAATTTCCATGGCCGCACAATGACAGCTGTTTCATTATCTTCTGAAGAAGAGTATAAACGTGGCTTCGGCCCGATGCTGCCAGGAATCAAACTGATTCCTTACGGTGACCTTGATGCGCTAAAGGAAGCGATCACTCCTAACACTGCAGCCTTTTTAATTGAGCCGATCCAGGGTGAAGCTGGAATAGTCATTCCACCAGAAGGATTCATGAAAGCTGCATACGATGTTTGTAAAGAAAACAATGTCCTGTTCATCGCTGATGAAATCCAGGCTGGTCTCGCAAGGTCTGGAAAAATGTTTGCATGCGAATGGGAGGGCATACAGCCTGATATGTACATCCTAGGAAAGGCGCTTGGCGGTGGAGTATTCCCGATTTCCTGTGTTGTAGCTGACAATGATGTACTGGGTGTATTCAACCCTGGTTCACATGGATCTACCTTTGGAGGCAATCCAATGGCCTGCGCTGTTTCTATCGCATCACTGGATGTATTGATCGACGAGAAGCTTGCAGACCGCTCTCTTGAACTTGGAGAATACTTCATCAGCAAGCTCCGAGAAATCGACAATTCCATCATCAAGGATATCCGTGGCCGTGGCTTGTTCATTGGCGTCGAACTGACCGAACCTGCACGGAAGTATTGTGAGGAGCTGAAAGAAGAGGGACTGCTTTGCAAAGAGACGCATGATACCGTCATCCGTTTCGCACCGCCTCTTGTCATCAGCCAGGAAGAACTTGACTGGGCGATTGAACGAATCAAAAAAGTATTATCATAA
- the yugI gene encoding S1 domain-containing post-transcriptional regulator GSP13, translated as MSENIQVGSVLTGKVTGIQPYGAFVALDENTQGLVHISEITHGYVKDVNEHLTVGDEVKVKVLSIDEAAGKIGLSIRATEEAPEQPQRAKKPRSAKRPAAVVQHQDDSAQGFNTLKDKLQEWINQSDMAKK; from the coding sequence ATGTCAGAAAATATTCAAGTAGGCAGCGTTTTAACAGGAAAAGTTACAGGAATCCAGCCATATGGCGCTTTCGTAGCGTTAGATGAAAATACACAAGGTCTAGTGCACATTTCAGAAATCACACACGGTTATGTTAAGGATGTTAACGAGCACCTTACAGTTGGCGATGAAGTGAAAGTGAAAGTTTTGTCAATTGATGAAGCTGCTGGAAAAATTGGCTTATCAATCCGTGCTACTGAAGAAGCACCAGAACAACCACAACGCGCTAAGAAGCCACGCAGTGCCAAGCGTCCAGCTGCTGTAGTTCAGCACCAGGATGACTCAGCTCAGGGTTTCAACACTTTGAAGGATAAGCTTCAAGAGTGGATCAACCAGTCAGATATGGCTAAGAAATAA
- a CDS encoding RNA polymerase sigma factor, whose amino-acid sequence MNDDELVFRARNGNMQAFAELIDIHTPTVKRFAFQLGNKYDDIDDITQEVFVRVYRFLDQFSHAKFTTWLYKITLNVTRDFSRNKQRQIKKVLMIGKERTYIGKTAEESILRYEEDRTLHECIQKLDEKYRVPIVLFYFHEKSYDEISEITGASLSNVKTRMSRAKEHLKKLLTLAEKKEGENHG is encoded by the coding sequence ATGAATGATGATGAATTAGTGTTCCGGGCCCGGAATGGCAATATGCAGGCTTTCGCGGAGTTGATCGATATCCACACACCAACCGTTAAGCGCTTTGCCTTCCAGCTTGGGAACAAATATGACGACATAGATGATATCACTCAGGAAGTGTTCGTCAGGGTATACCGCTTCCTCGACCAATTTTCTCATGCCAAATTCACGACATGGCTCTATAAAATCACCTTGAATGTCACGAGAGATTTTTCGCGAAATAAGCAAAGGCAAATCAAAAAGGTTCTGATGATTGGCAAGGAACGAACATACATCGGAAAGACAGCAGAAGAAAGCATCCTGCGTTATGAAGAAGACAGGACACTGCATGAATGCATACAAAAACTTGATGAGAAATATCGCGTACCAATCGTCCTCTTTTATTTTCACGAAAAGAGCTACGACGAAATCTCGGAGATTACCGGTGCATCATTGTCAAATGTAAAGACACGGATGTCAAGAGCGAAGGAACATTTGAAGAAACTGCTTACTCTAGCCGAAAAGAAGGAGGGTGAAAACCATGGATGA
- a CDS encoding sodium-dependent transporter has product MNKHEQWTSKLGFILAAAGSAIGLGAIWKFPYMAGTNGGGIFLIFFLLMTIFIGAPILLAEFIIGRNTQKDAVMSYKHLAPKSAWPLLGYGGVIASFLILSFYSVVGGWILSYLARSFTGSLSGLTQAEYGLTFESIISSPIEAVVVQLLFLILTIWVVQGGVQQGIEKASKYMMPALFLLFIILVIRSLTLDGAMAGVEFFLKPDWSAVTGQTILMALGQSFFALSVGLSVMVTYASYLSKGESLAKSAFSVVGLNILISLLAGLVIFPAVFAFGLEPEAGPGLVFVVLPAVFNELAFGGVFLTIFLILLLFATLTSAFSILEIIVAVLSKGDANKRKKFSWIAGLLVFAAGIPNALSFGVLSEVKFFGKTFFDLADFLTSNIALPLGAFFIAIFVGYVLPRKLVRREMEEGTGSNPLLFNIWYFSIRYIVPIGIGIVFLQSIGII; this is encoded by the coding sequence ATGAACAAGCACGAACAATGGACTTCAAAGCTCGGATTCATCCTCGCTGCTGCTGGATCTGCCATTGGGCTCGGGGCAATTTGGAAATTCCCCTATATGGCAGGTACAAATGGAGGCGGCATTTTTCTTATCTTCTTCTTGCTGATGACTATTTTTATAGGCGCGCCTATTTTGCTGGCTGAATTCATTATTGGCCGCAATACCCAAAAGGACGCCGTTATGTCCTATAAACACCTGGCTCCGAAAAGCGCATGGCCTTTGCTTGGATATGGCGGTGTCATTGCTTCATTCCTGATTCTGTCTTTCTACAGTGTAGTTGGCGGTTGGATCCTTTCCTATTTAGCGCGGAGTTTCACCGGATCACTTTCAGGATTGACCCAGGCAGAATATGGCTTAACCTTTGAAAGCATCATTTCCAGTCCTATTGAGGCAGTTGTAGTGCAGCTGTTATTCCTGATTCTAACCATTTGGGTCGTACAGGGCGGAGTCCAGCAGGGCATTGAAAAAGCGAGCAAATACATGATGCCCGCACTGTTTCTCCTGTTTATCATCCTGGTCATCAGGTCTTTAACACTGGATGGAGCGATGGCCGGGGTTGAATTTTTCCTGAAGCCTGACTGGTCCGCTGTTACAGGTCAAACCATATTAATGGCACTGGGGCAGTCCTTTTTTGCACTAAGTGTTGGACTGTCAGTTATGGTGACTTATGCTTCTTATTTGTCCAAGGGGGAGAGCCTGGCGAAATCGGCGTTTTCAGTCGTGGGGTTGAATATTCTCATCTCACTGCTCGCAGGACTTGTCATTTTCCCGGCTGTATTTGCCTTTGGTTTGGAGCCGGAAGCTGGGCCAGGGCTCGTTTTCGTTGTACTGCCTGCCGTCTTTAATGAACTGGCATTTGGCGGGGTATTCTTGACGATTTTCTTGATTTTACTGCTATTCGCGACATTGACTTCCGCGTTTTCAATTCTTGAGATCATCGTCGCTGTCCTTTCTAAAGGAGACGCAAATAAGCGGAAAAAGTTTTCCTGGATTGCTGGCCTGCTAGTTTTTGCAGCAGGAATCCCGAATGCCCTATCCTTCGGCGTTTTATCAGAGGTGAAATTCTTTGGAAAAACCTTCTTTGATCTTGCCGACTTCCTGACGAGCAATATCGCCCTCCCGCTCGGCGCCTTTTTCATCGCCATATTCGTCGGCTATGTGCTTCCGCGAAAATTGGTCAGACGTGAAATGGAGGAGGGCACTGGAAGTAATCCGTTGTTATTCAACATTTGGTACTTTTCCATCCGCTACATCGTACCAATCGGTATTGGCATTGTGTTTTTACAATCGATTGGTATAATTTAA
- a CDS encoding helix-turn-helix domain-containing protein yields the protein MTAIGQNIKMCRERVGISQEELALKIRVGTRTIQRYESGEQTPKLQTILKISTALDVPASELMGEIYYAAPPELDQRPSSL from the coding sequence ATGACTGCAATTGGACAGAATATCAAGATGTGCCGTGAACGAGTCGGAATCTCACAGGAGGAGCTCGCTTTAAAAATCAGGGTAGGTACGCGAACGATACAAAGATACGAAAGCGGCGAGCAGACACCTAAATTGCAGACGATTTTAAAGATCTCGACAGCCCTTGATGTCCCTGCGTCAGAGTTAATGGGAGAGATTTATTATGCTGCACCGCCAGAACTCGACCAAAGACCAAGCAGCTTGTAA
- a CDS encoding alpha/beta fold hydrolase translates to MEFARNKTVRGIDLYYEHYQNPESKETLVLLHGFLSSTFSFRHLVPMLKEDYNVISVDLPPFGKSGKISSFKYSYENLAATVVELMKSLGIREFNVVGHSMGGQIAMNILLHHPEYAKKGILLCSSGYLKKAKLPLVLSSYIPYFHLYVKFHLARSGVKQNLQNVVYDHSMINDEMLYGYLSPFLEDDIFKALTMMIRHREGDLSAEELRKIKAPCLLIWGEHDKVVPVRIGRKLNNDLKNSELIILKETGHLVPEERPEDVHQLINRFMAAEETAEATANGSL, encoded by the coding sequence ATGGAATTCGCCAGGAATAAAACCGTAAGAGGAATCGATCTTTACTACGAGCACTACCAGAACCCGGAGTCGAAGGAAACACTGGTTTTGCTTCATGGATTTCTTTCCTCAACTTTCAGCTTCAGGCATTTGGTCCCCATGTTAAAAGAGGATTATAACGTCATTTCCGTGGACCTTCCCCCTTTTGGGAAAAGCGGCAAGATTTCCAGCTTTAAATATTCCTATGAAAACCTTGCTGCAACGGTTGTTGAATTGATGAAATCCCTTGGCATCCGTGAGTTTAATGTCGTTGGACATTCAATGGGCGGCCAAATAGCCATGAACATTCTGCTGCACCATCCGGAATATGCAAAAAAAGGAATTCTGCTTTGCAGTTCAGGATATTTGAAAAAGGCAAAGCTGCCACTCGTACTTTCTAGCTACATCCCGTATTTCCATCTCTATGTAAAGTTCCACCTGGCACGCTCAGGAGTAAAGCAGAACTTGCAAAACGTAGTCTATGACCATTCAATGATCAATGATGAAATGCTGTATGGCTATCTCTCTCCATTTTTAGAGGATGATATTTTCAAAGCCTTAACGATGATGATCCGCCACCGGGAGGGCGATCTTTCAGCTGAGGAGTTACGAAAAATTAAAGCACCTTGCCTGCTCATCTGGGGTGAACATGATAAAGTCGTCCCAGTCCGGATTGGGAGAAAGTTGAATAACGATTTGAAGAATTCAGAACTGATCATTTTAAAGGAGACTGGCCACCTTGTCCCCGAGGAAAGGCCTGAAGATGTCCACCAGCTGATCAACAGGTTCATGGCAGCGGAGGAAACAGCAGAAGCAACAGCAAACGGCAGCCTTTGA
- a CDS encoding DUF1871 family protein has product MESKELSYKLIDVLNKWDPFKVGAGQFDPEIADILQAVHDHDEADKIAQRIQSVFEFSFEQVLPYQECLSIANTLLAIKNEDTCSL; this is encoded by the coding sequence TTGGAATCTAAAGAACTTAGTTATAAATTGATCGATGTTTTAAATAAATGGGATCCTTTCAAAGTAGGCGCAGGCCAGTTCGATCCGGAAATCGCCGATATCCTTCAGGCTGTCCATGATCATGACGAAGCCGATAAAATCGCCCAAAGAATTCAGTCTGTATTTGAATTTTCGTTTGAACAAGTTTTGCCATACCAAGAGTGTCTTTCAATAGCGAATACCTTGCTGGCCATCAAGAACGAAGACACTTGTTCCTTATAA
- a CDS encoding MalY/PatB family protein, producing MERIDFDKVVDRNNSHSVKWDAIDKVFGKDDILPMWVADMDFHPPKAVTDALKDRIEHGIFGYTFVPMSVTEAIQDWMKNRHDCEFKKSSIVFSEGVVPSISTAIRAFTQKGDKVLVHSPVYPPFFNMVNNNDRTLVTSNLLYENGRFELDFADFEAKLKEGVKMFILCNPHNPGGRVWTREELEKVGDLCVKHDCLIVSDEIHSDLVFKPNVHIPIASIKEEFREITTTFVAPSKTFNLAGLQASAALIPNKDLKAKFKEIHDQQGFFTLNAFAIAGMEAAYRGGEEWLDQLLAYLDENMKIATDFMAEHLPALKPMKADATYLLWIDCRELGLSDEEIKDTLLNKGKLGLEPGTKYGEGGEGFVRMNLACPRETLNEGLERLKLAFS from the coding sequence ATGGAAAGAATAGATTTTGACAAAGTAGTGGACCGGAACAATTCACATTCAGTGAAGTGGGATGCGATCGATAAGGTTTTCGGCAAAGACGATATCCTGCCAATGTGGGTCGCGGATATGGACTTCCATCCTCCCAAGGCAGTTACGGATGCACTGAAGGACCGGATCGAACACGGGATTTTCGGCTATACATTTGTCCCGATGTCTGTAACTGAAGCGATACAGGACTGGATGAAAAATCGCCATGATTGCGAGTTCAAGAAATCATCTATCGTTTTTAGCGAAGGGGTCGTCCCTTCGATCAGCACGGCAATTCGAGCATTTACTCAAAAAGGCGATAAGGTGCTTGTTCATTCCCCTGTGTACCCACCATTTTTCAACATGGTCAATAATAATGATCGAACTCTGGTAACATCTAATCTCCTATATGAAAACGGGAGATTCGAACTCGACTTTGCTGACTTTGAAGCAAAGCTGAAAGAAGGGGTGAAGATGTTCATCCTTTGCAACCCGCATAACCCGGGTGGCAGGGTATGGACGAGAGAAGAGCTGGAAAAAGTCGGTGACCTGTGCGTGAAGCATGACTGTCTGATCGTTTCAGATGAAATCCACTCCGATTTAGTGTTCAAGCCGAACGTCCATATCCCGATCGCTTCAATAAAAGAAGAGTTCAGGGAAATCACAACGACATTCGTTGCACCAAGCAAAACCTTCAATCTTGCTGGTCTGCAGGCATCCGCCGCATTGATTCCCAATAAAGATTTGAAGGCAAAATTCAAAGAAATCCATGATCAGCAGGGCTTCTTCACATTGAATGCCTTCGCGATCGCCGGAATGGAGGCAGCCTATCGCGGCGGCGAGGAATGGCTTGATCAACTGTTAGCTTATCTGGATGAGAATATGAAAATAGCGACCGACTTTATGGCAGAACATCTGCCCGCACTAAAACCGATGAAAGCAGATGCCACTTACCTTTTGTGGATTGACTGCCGAGAACTTGGTTTGAGTGACGAGGAGATAAAGGATACCCTGCTCAATAAAGGGAAGCTGGGACTGGAACCAGGAACGAAGTACGGTGAAGGCGGAGAAGGCTTTGTACGGATGAATCTGGCATGCCCCCGTGAGACATTGAATGAAGGACTGGAAAGATTGAAACTGGCATTCAGTTAG
- a CDS encoding peptidylprolyl isomerase — protein MTKKIFAILFAMMVVLAGCGTADEKQEADKQKEETTNAGQAGQAQEDLDYPQATAEVQENERLVEMVTSMGSVKIKLFPEQAPKAVENFIKHSEEGYYEGVTFHRVIDGFMIQGGDPDGTGMGGESIYGGPFEDEFSKELFNIRGALSMANSGPNTNGSQFFIVQNSELDASLPEQMKQAGYPEEVLKMYESGGTPHLDGRHTVFGQVVEGMDVVDKIASTPTGAQDKPENDVVIEKINVLK, from the coding sequence ATGACTAAAAAAATATTCGCGATTTTATTTGCAATGATGGTTGTACTTGCGGGCTGCGGTACAGCTGATGAAAAGCAGGAAGCAGACAAGCAGAAGGAAGAAACGACTAATGCTGGACAAGCTGGCCAGGCCCAGGAAGATCTTGATTACCCTCAAGCGACTGCCGAAGTTCAGGAAAATGAAAGGCTTGTGGAAATGGTCACTTCCATGGGCAGTGTTAAAATCAAGCTTTTCCCCGAGCAGGCTCCAAAGGCAGTAGAGAATTTTATTAAGCACAGTGAAGAGGGCTACTATGAAGGAGTCACCTTTCACCGCGTTATTGACGGGTTCATGATTCAGGGCGGCGATCCTGATGGAACTGGAATGGGCGGCGAAAGTATTTACGGCGGCCCGTTTGAAGACGAATTTTCAAAAGAGCTTTTCAACATCCGCGGTGCATTATCGATGGCCAACTCCGGGCCGAACACGAATGGAAGCCAGTTCTTCATCGTCCAGAACAGCGAGTTGGATGCTAGTTTGCCAGAGCAGATGAAGCAGGCAGGCTATCCCGAAGAAGTACTGAAGATGTATGAAAGCGGCGGGACGCCTCATCTTGATGGCAGACATACCGTCTTCGGCCAAGTGGTTGAGGGAATGGATGTAGTGGACAAGATTGCCTCTACGCCAACAGGCGCACAGGACAAGCCGGAGAATGATGTCGTCATTGAAAAAATCAATGTTTTGAAATAG
- a CDS encoding kinase-associated lipoprotein B, whose product MAELNIGDQVTAIYKTGKYIGEITERRPQHYLVRVLAVAKHPMQGDLHNPKDAAIGFFHERKALSYREQANIPEKMVKPFDGEIPEYLESLKEATSKLRAELQGDDSAWAQQSLRNLESLEKDYYKN is encoded by the coding sequence ATGGCTGAATTAAACATTGGCGATCAGGTAACTGCCATTTATAAGACCGGCAAATACATAGGCGAAATCACGGAACGCAGGCCACAGCACTATCTTGTCCGAGTATTGGCTGTCGCAAAACACCCAATGCAGGGCGACCTCCATAATCCAAAGGATGCAGCAATTGGCTTTTTCCATGAAAGAAAAGCACTTTCCTATCGCGAACAAGCAAATATCCCGGAAAAAATGGTCAAGCCATTCGATGGTGAAATCCCAGAATACCTTGAGTCATTAAAAGAAGCTACCAGCAAGCTTCGTGCCGAACTACAAGGTGACGATTCCGCATGGGCACAGCAAAGCCTTAGAAATCTCGAATCTCTTGAGAAGGATTATTATAAAAATTAG
- the kapD gene encoding 3'-5' exonuclease KapD: MSEKERTTLFIDFEFTMPDRNSRRRGFYPEIIEAGAVLVENGKIVEQFSSYVRPMRFPILTERCRSFLNISQEQVNSGITFKALVDKLKSMGGSKNCQIVTWGNMDMKVLQQNCQQASAAFPLPGKQIDLSMEYKRFFGDQNQTGLWKAVQEYGREGTGKHHRALDDALTTYHIYKLVEKDKQYLQKPEPATIGDMVDFSKLLNKFA, encoded by the coding sequence ATGAGCGAAAAAGAAAGGACAACATTATTTATTGATTTTGAATTTACGATGCCTGACCGCAACAGCAGGAGAAGGGGCTTTTACCCGGAAATCATTGAAGCTGGGGCTGTACTTGTCGAGAACGGCAAGATTGTTGAACAATTTTCTTCCTATGTAAGGCCGATGCGTTTTCCGATTTTGACAGAACGCTGCCGTTCTTTCCTGAACATTTCTCAGGAACAGGTGAATTCAGGAATCACGTTCAAGGCTTTGGTAGATAAGCTTAAGTCGATGGGTGGGAGCAAGAATTGCCAGATTGTCACCTGGGGCAATATGGACATGAAGGTATTGCAGCAAAATTGCCAGCAGGCTTCTGCAGCTTTTCCGCTGCCGGGTAAGCAGATTGACCTTTCGATGGAATATAAGCGTTTCTTCGGCGACCAGAATCAAACGGGTCTTTGGAAGGCAGTACAGGAGTATGGCAGGGAAGGGACCGGAAAACACCATCGTGCACTTGACGATGCTTTGACGACCTACCACATTTACAAGCTCGTGGAAAAAGACAAACAATATCTGCAGAAACCGGAACCCGCAACAATCGGGGACATGGTCGATTTTTCCAAACTGCTCAATAAATTCGCATAG
- a CDS encoding transglycosylase domain-containing protein, translating into MRIITGYLLILLLIPAFIAVVILTYTEAGNAVSFSDILDEKIELSETKLSQTSLILANNGEVITEIYRPMNRSYAAGHEIPDFIKDVFIISEDRNFEKHPGFDLPAIGRALAINIHSADIEQGASTITQQLARNQYLNHHKSYNRKLSEVLYAYQLEKSFSKAEILEQYLNAIYFHNNAYGIKAAADFYFKKTPAKLTEAEQAFLAAIPNNPSYYDPIKHFERTKKRQERLIDQMAQHGKIKPEAAKKLKKEPINLKVDYRKDSYPDYSSYALHELRELIFEQENIDNTDDLTDRIEELLRSGVTIHTNLDIEMQKRTVQAVSDHLPDANIQGAATVVNHETGQIVAISGGKGYQSGDFNRAYQAFRQPGSSIKPLLVYAPYFERFDANHDSQINAGPLCIKGYCPKNYGGSTYGMVTLERAFINSYNTPAVRILQQVGVDEAFGDLKAFEFGKVTEQDHVLASAVGGFTTGMSPLEMTSAYTVFSNKGLFLKPRAISKVTGYSGEVLYKWNDEPVQVWNPSTAEKVRSLLQKTVTSGTARKVAAAVHGAGGKTGTTNDFKDFWFIGFNGPLTAGVWVGKDKPESMEHINHQSPHLLIWKDIVKK; encoded by the coding sequence GTGAGGATTATAACAGGCTATCTTTTGATTTTACTATTGATCCCAGCGTTTATTGCAGTTGTCATTCTAACTTATACCGAAGCAGGGAATGCCGTAAGTTTCAGTGATATCCTTGATGAAAAGATCGAGCTTTCAGAGACGAAGCTTTCTCAAACCAGTTTAATTCTTGCCAATAACGGCGAGGTCATCACCGAAATTTATCGACCGATGAACCGGAGCTATGCTGCGGGGCATGAAATCCCTGATTTTATAAAAGATGTGTTCATTATTTCTGAAGATCGAAACTTTGAAAAGCATCCTGGTTTTGATCTGCCTGCAATCGGCCGTGCACTGGCTATTAATATCCATTCCGCTGACATTGAACAGGGTGCGAGCACTATTACCCAGCAGCTGGCGCGGAATCAATACTTAAACCATCACAAATCTTATAATCGCAAGCTGAGTGAAGTTTTATATGCTTACCAGCTGGAGAAGTCTTTTTCAAAGGCAGAAATTCTCGAGCAGTATTTGAATGCAATTTATTTCCATAATAATGCTTATGGAATCAAGGCTGCCGCGGATTTTTATTTTAAAAAAACGCCTGCAAAATTAACAGAAGCAGAACAGGCATTTCTCGCTGCAATTCCAAATAATCCATCCTACTATGACCCGATTAAACATTTTGAACGAACAAAAAAACGCCAGGAACGGCTGATTGACCAGATGGCTCAACATGGAAAAATCAAACCTGAAGCGGCTAAAAAGTTAAAGAAGGAACCAATCAACTTAAAAGTCGATTACAGGAAAGATTCATATCCGGATTATTCTTCCTACGCATTACATGAACTGAGAGAACTGATTTTCGAACAGGAGAATATCGATAACACTGATGATTTAACCGATAGAATTGAGGAGTTGCTTCGTTCAGGGGTGACCATCCATACAAATCTTGATATTGAAATGCAAAAACGGACTGTCCAGGCAGTCTCAGATCATCTGCCAGACGCAAATATCCAGGGAGCTGCCACAGTGGTCAACCATGAAACCGGCCAGATAGTCGCTATTTCAGGAGGAAAGGGTTATCAGAGTGGCGACTTCAATCGTGCGTACCAGGCTTTTCGCCAGCCTGGCTCATCAATCAAGCCACTGCTCGTCTATGCCCCATACTTTGAAAGGTTTGATGCAAACCATGATTCTCAAATAAACGCAGGACCTCTTTGCATCAAAGGATATTGTCCGAAAAACTACGGAGGTTCCACTTATGGGATGGTTACACTTGAAAGGGCGTTCATCAACTCCTACAACACACCCGCAGTGAGAATTTTACAGCAAGTTGGCGTGGACGAAGCGTTCGGAGACCTTAAAGCATTCGAATTTGGAAAAGTCACAGAGCAAGACCACGTTCTGGCGTCGGCAGTCGGTGGGTTCACAACTGGAATGAGCCCTCTAGAAATGACATCAGCTTATACGGTTTTCTCCAATAAAGGGCTTTTCCTGAAGCCAAGGGCAATCTCGAAGGTAACAGGTTATAGCGGAGAGGTACTTTATAAATGGAATGACGAACCTGTCCAGGTTTGGAATCCAAGCACCGCCGAAAAAGTCAGAAGCCTCCTGCAAAAGACCGTAACTTCAGGAACAGCAAGAAAGGTGGCGGCTGCCGTCCACGGTGCTGGGGGAAAGACCGGAACGACAAATGATTTTAAAGACTTCTGGTTCATCGGCTTCAACGGGCCGCTGACTGCAGGCGTGTGGGTCGGCAAAGACAAACCTGAGAGCATGGAACATATCAATCATCAGTCGCCACACCTATTGATCTGGAAAGACATCGTAAAAAAATAG